A genomic region of Salvelinus alpinus chromosome 12, SLU_Salpinus.1, whole genome shotgun sequence contains the following coding sequences:
- the LOC139535619 gene encoding transcriptional adapter 3: MSELKDCPPLKYYDFKPVEHVKVCPRYTAVLGRSEDDGIGIEELDTLQLELETLLSSASRRLRALEEQRQILTDWQDKKGDKRFLKLGKDADLSASSRHKPKKQKLDGKGSHGPGPGPGRPKSKNLQPKVQEYELSEDPQDIPRNPKNDAPNRFWASVEPYCADITNEEIRVLEELLKPPDDEAEYYKIPALGKHYSQRWAQEDLLEEQREGARANDKKKSLMGPLSELDAKDVDALLKKSESQHDPPDDGCPFGPLTQRLLQALVEENIISPMEDSPIPDISGKDGGNEGAGTSPRSQGKAFSVPHTRSLEARIKEELMSQGLLDSEERPGAGGDSEDEVLAELHKRQAELKALSAHNRSRKQELLRLAKEEMRKQELRQRVRVSDNEVMEGFRRIMAARQKKRTPTKKEKDQAWKALKERDSILKLLDG, encoded by the exons ATGAGTGAGTTGAAGGACTGCCCGCCTCTAAAGTACTATGACTTTAAGCCAGTAGAGCATGTCAAGGTGTGCCCCCGCTACACTGCCGTGCTTGGGCGCTCAGAGGACGATGGCATCGGTATTGAGGAGCTGGACACACTGCAGCTGGAGCTGGAGACTCTCCTGTCCTCTGCTAGCCGCCGTCTCAGAGCTCTAGAAGAACAGAGGCAG ATCCTCACAGACTGGCAGGATAAGAAAGGGGACAAGCGCTTTTTGAAGCTGGGAAAGGACGCAGACCTCTCAGCCTCATCACGTCACAAACCGAAGAAGCAGAAACTCGATGGAAAGGGCAGTCACGGGCCTGGGCCTGGTCCTGGACGACCTAAATCCAAAAATCTGCAGCCCAAAGTCCAGGAGTACGAGTTAAGTGAGGATCCACAGGACATTCCCCGTAATCCTAAGAATGATGCCCCCAACAG ATTTTGGGCATCAGTAGAGCCATACTGTGCTGACATCACGAATGAAGAAATCCGGGTTCTGGAAGAACTCCTGAAGCCCCCGGATGATGAGGCTGAATACTACAAG ATTCCGGCATTGGGGAAACACTACTCTCAGCGATGGGCTCAGGAGGATCTGCTGGAGGAACAGCGGGAAGGGGCTCGAGCCAACGACAAGAAGAAAAGCCTCATGGGACCACTGTCTGAACTAGACGCAAAAG ATGTGGATGCCCTGCTAAAAAAGTCAGAGTCCCAGCACGACCCACCAGATGATGGTTGTCCCTTTGGTCCTCTTACACAGCGGCTCCTTCAGGCTCTTGTCGAG GAGAATATCATATCACCTATGGAGGATTCTCCAATCCCTGACATATctgggaaggatggagggaacgAGGGGGCTGGGACCTCACCTCGCAGCCAGGGCAAAGCTTTTAG TGTTCCTCACACGCGCTCTCTCGAGGCACGGATTAAGGAGGAGCTGATGTCTCAGGGGCTGCTGGATTCTGAGGAGCGACCCGGAGCAGGCGGAGACTCCGAGGATGAGGTGCTCGCTGAGCTCCACAAGAGACAGGCTGAACTCAAAGCCCTGAGTGCCCACAACAGATCCCGTAAGCAGGAGTTACTCCG CCTGGCAAAGGAGGAGATGCGGAAGCAGGAGTTGCGGCAGAGGGTCCGGGTGTCTGATAATGAGGTCATGGAGGGCTTCCGTCGCATTATGGCTGCCAGGCAGAAGAAACGCACACCGACAAAGAAGGAGAAGGATCAGGCATGGAAAGCACTGAAGGAAAGAGACAGCATCCTCAAGCTGCTGGATGGGTAG
- the hmces gene encoding abasic site processing protein HMCES, with product MCGRTACTLAADEVSRASQYRDRGGQRRQPRWKDGDSDKYRPSYNKSPQSLSPVLLSQRHFVKNAPVDECVLAVMRWGLVPAWFRENDPNKMQYSTNNCRSESLLEKKSYKDPMLKGQRCVILADGFYEWRRQEKDKQPFFIYFPQTQGPVHVKTEDQEDPQTCSSEEGSVDQKEEDKGDHEWRGWRLLTIAGLFDCWTPPSGGDPLYTYTVITVDASPNLQGIHDRMPAILDGEEEVRRWLDFGEVKSLDALKLLQSKNTLTFHPVSSFVNNSRNNSPECLQPVDPQAKEPKPSASSKMMMGWLKSSTHPKRKESDTGEVKQEGHTRETRPEKQLKTAGPLQQWLQGANKKPRTN from the exons ATGTGCGGGAGGACTGCATGCACCCTGGCGGCAGATGAAGTCAGCCGCGCCTCCCAGTACAGAGACCGAGGAGGGCAGCGTCGACAGCCAAGGTGGAAAGACGGAGATTCTGATAAGTACCGACCTTCCTACAACAAGAGCCCCCAGTCTTTGAGCCCAGTCTTGTTGTCCCAAAGACATTTTGTTAAG AATGCCCCAGTGGATGAATGTGTGCTGGCAGTGATGCGTTGGGGCCTGGTGCCTGCCTGGTTCAGGGAGAATGACCCAAACAAGATGCAGTATAGCACCAACAACTGTCGCAGTGAGAGCCTGCTAGAGAAGAAGTCCTACAAG GATCCGATGTTGAAAGGACAGCGCTGTGTCATCCTGGCTGATGGCTTTTATGAATGGAGGAGGCAGGAGAAAGACAAGCAGCCCTTCTTCATTTATTTCCCCCAGACTCAAGGACCTGTTCATGTGAAAACAGAGGACCAGGAGGATCCACAGACATGCAGTTCTGAGGAAGGCTCTGTAGACCAGAAAGAG GAGGACAAAGGAGACCACGAGTGGAGAGGATGGCGGTTGCTGACCATTGCAGGACTGTTTGACTGCTGGACTCCCCCTAGTGGTGGAGATCCCCTCTACACCTACACTGTGATCACTGTCGATGCATCCCCTAATCTTCAAGGCATTCATGACCG GATGCCAGCGATTCtcgatggagaggaggaggtcaGAAGATGGCTGGATTTTGGTGAGGTCAAGTCATTAGATGCCCTTAAATTGCTTCAGTCCAAAAATACACTGACCTTTCACCCTGTCTCCTCATTTGTCAACAACTCTCGAAACAACTCCCCTGAGTGCCTGCAGCCAGTGGATCCTCAAGCTAAG GAGCCCAAGCCTTCAGCCAGCAGTAAGATGATGATGGGCTGGCTGAAGAGCAGCACGCACCCCAAGAGGAAAGAGTCAGACACTGGGGAAGTCAAACAGGAGGGGCACACAAGAGAGACCAGGCCTGAGAAGCAGCTGAAGACTGCAGGGCCTCTCCAACAGTGGCTGCAGGGAGCCAATAAGAAACCCAGGACCAACTGA
- the LOC139535621 gene encoding ras-related protein rab7-like isoform X2 has translation MTSRKKVLLKVIILGDSGVGKTSLMNQYVNKKFSNQYKATIGADFLTKEVMVDDRLVTMQIWDTAGQERFQSLGVAFYRGADCCVLVFDVTAPNTFKTLDSWRDEFLIQASPRDPENFPFVVLGNKIDLENRQVTTKRAQAWCQSKNNIPYFETSAKEAINVEQAFQTIARNALKQETEVELYNEFPEPIKLDRNERSKPSAEACSC, from the exons ATGACGTCTAGGAAGAAAGTACTACTTAAAGTAATCATTCTGGGAGACTCTGG AGTTGGGAAGACTTCCCTGATGAACCAGTATGTGAATAAGAAGTTCAGTAACCAGTACAAAGCCAcaattggagctgatttcctgacGAAAGAAGTGATGGTGGACGACAGGCTTGTCACCATGCAG ATCTGGGACACAGCGGGGCAGGAGAGGTTCCAGTCTCTGGGTGTGGCGTTCTACCGCGGGGCAGACTGTTGCGTGCTGGTGTTTGACGTGACCGCCCCCAACACCTTCAAGACCCTAGACAGCTGGAGGGACGAGTTCCTCATACAGGCCAGCCCCCGAGACCCCGAGAACTTCCCCTTCGTGGTGCTAGGCAACAAGATTGACCTGGAGAACAGACAG GTGACGACTAAACGAGCACAGGCCTGGTGTCAGAGCAAGAACAACATCCCCTACTTCGAGACCAGCGCAAAGGAGGCCATCAACGTTGAACAGGCTTTCCAGACTATTGCACGCAATGCTCTTAAACAG GAGACAGAGGTGGAGTTGTACAATGAGTTCCCTGAACCGATAAAGCTGGACAGGAACGAACGTTCCAAGCCATCAGCGGAGGCCTGCAGCTGCTGA
- the LOC139535621 gene encoding ras-related protein Rab-7a-like isoform X1: MAQRRVIVFAVLAYYNIACIIEHKQHCFLTLGTGATGSMLYRLCACVYRLILYCVYHDNNEDDRMKVMLAMLHGQSTILIECAFYFPSCGTMTSRKKVLLKVIILGDSGVGKTSLMNQYVNKKFSNQYKATIGADFLTKEVMVDDRLVTMQIWDTAGQERFQSLGVAFYRGADCCVLVFDVTAPNTFKTLDSWRDEFLIQASPRDPENFPFVVLGNKIDLENRQVDPDVAFETRVSDSK, encoded by the exons ATGGCACAAAGACGTGTTATAGTATTTGCAGTACTTGCCTATTATAATATTGCCTGCATCATAGAGCATAAACAGCATTGCTTTTTAACCCTGGGGACAGGGGCGACAGGCAGCATGCTTTATAGACTGTGTGCCTGTGTTTATAGGCTGATTTTATACTGTGTTTATCATGATAACAATGAGGATGACCGTATGAAGGTAATGTTAGCCATGCTACATGGTCAGTCCACCATTCTAATTGAGTGCGCCTTCTATTTTCCCAGCTGTGGCACAATGACGTCTAGGAAGAAAGTACTACTTAAAGTAATCATTCTGGGAGACTCTGG AGTTGGGAAGACTTCCCTGATGAACCAGTATGTGAATAAGAAGTTCAGTAACCAGTACAAAGCCAcaattggagctgatttcctgacGAAAGAAGTGATGGTGGACGACAGGCTTGTCACCATGCAG ATCTGGGACACAGCGGGGCAGGAGAGGTTCCAGTCTCTGGGTGTGGCGTTCTACCGCGGGGCAGACTGTTGCGTGCTGGTGTTTGACGTGACCGCCCCCAACACCTTCAAGACCCTAGACAGCTGGAGGGACGAGTTCCTCATACAGGCCAGCCCCCGAGACCCCGAGAACTTCCCCTTCGTGGTGCTAGGCAACAAGATTGACCTGGAGAACAGACAGGTGGATCCAGATGTAGCGTTTGAGACCAGAGTATCTGACAGTAAGTAG
- the LOC139535622 gene encoding dolichyl-diphosphooligosaccharide--protein glycosyltransferase subunit 1-like, with product MARNISFFAAPTYLLLITVLCYRVAADGLVNEEVKRTVDLSTHLAKITAEILLSNQGDSAVHNFILAVEPDLANHLAYVGASVKGDEEEDAMLELKQTTIQGQSGEFYKVQLPSSLGVGAKLRVKVETVLSHILRPFPTHITQAERQLVVFQGNHYLYSPYPTRSQTTRVRLASKTVESYTKLGNPSKSDEAIEYGPFRDVAPFSEDAMKVHYENNTPFLTISSITRIIEVSHWGNIAVEETIDMRHTGAFLKGPFSRYDYQRQSDSGISSVKSFKTILPASAQDVYYRDEIGNISTSHLQILEESVEVEVRPRFPLFGGWKTHYIIGYNLPSYEYLYTLGDQYALKMRLVDHVYDDQVIDSLTVKLILPEGARNIHVETPYPIDRIPDQLHYTYLDTFGRPVLVASKNNLVEQHIQDVVVHYTFNKILMLQEPLLVVGAFYILFFTVIIYVRLDFSITKDPAAEVRMKVASITEQVLTLVNKRLGLYRHMDEVVNRYKQSRDTGALNSGRKTLEADHRTLTNDISSLQARLKTEGSDLADKVGEVQKLDGQVKDLVGRSCQEAERLVAGKVKKEAYIDNEKTLASKRLELVTRIDSLLDTL from the exons ATGGCGCGAAACATCTCCTTCTTCGCCGCCCCCACTTATCTGCTCCTTATCACTGTACTGTGTTATCGAGTGGCTGCCGACGGGCTGGTGAACGAGGAGGTGAAACGAACGGTGGACCTGAGCACGCATCTTGCTAAGATAACAGCAGAGATTCTTCTGTCAAACCAGGGAGACTCGGCGGTACATAACTTTATCTTGGCGGTAGAGCCCGACCTGGCCAACCACCTCGCGTACGTCGGTGCATCG GTGAAGggtgatgaagaggaggatgCCATGCTTGAGCTCAAGCAAACAACAATCCAAGGTCAAAG TGGGGAGTTTTACAAGGTGCAGTTACCCTCCAGTCTGGGCGTGGGCGCTAAGCTGCGGGTGAAGGTGGAGACTGTCCTGAGCCACATCCTGAGGCCCTTCCCCACACACATTACCCAGGCTGAGCGTCAGCTGGTGGTGTTCCAGGGTAACCACTACCTGTACTCCCCCTACCCCACCCGCAGCCAGACCACCCGCGTCCGCCTCGCCTCTAAGACTGTGGAGAGCTACACCAAGCTGGGCAACCCCAGCAAGAGCGATGAAGCTATTGAGTATGGCCCCTTCCGTGATGTCGCCCCTTTCAGCGAG GATGCCATGAAGGTCCATTATGAGAACAACACACCCTTCCTCACTATTAGCAGCATCACCCGCATCATCGAAGTCTCCCATTGGGGAAACATTGCTGTGGAAGAGACCATTGACATGAGGCACACAGGTGCATTCCTGAAAGGGCCTTTCTCCCGTTATGACTACCAGCGTCAGTCTGACAGTGGCATCTCATCAGTCAAATCCTTTAAG ACCATCCTTCCTGCCTCAGCCCAGGATGTGTACTACCGGGATGAGATCGGCAACATATCCACCTCCCACCTACAGATTCTGGAAGAATCTGTGGAGGTGGAGGTTCGGCCCCGCTTCCCTCTGTTTGGTGGCTGGAAGACCCACTACATTATCGGCTACAATCTGCCCAGCTATGAGTACCTCTACACTCTGG GGGATCAGTATGCTCTGAAGATGAGGCTGGTTGACCATGTATATGATGACCAAGTCATCGACTCCCTCACTGTTAAACTCATATTGCCAGAAGGCGCCAG GAACATCCATGTGGAAACCCCCTACCCCATTGACCGCATTCCAGACCAGCTGCACTACACCTACCTGGACACCTTTGGTCGTCCCGTGCTGGTGGCTTCTAAGAACAATCTGGTGGAGCAGCACATCCAGGATGTAGTG GTGCATTATACCTTCAATAAGATCCTGATGCTGCAGGAGCCTCTATTGGTGGTGGGGGCCTTCTACATCCTCTTCTTCACAGTCATCATCTATGTGCGCCTGGACTTCTCCATCACTAAG GACCCTGCTGCAGAGGTTCGTATGAAGGTGGCCTCCATCACAGAGCAGGTCCTGACTCTGGTCAACAAGCGTTTAGGGCTGTACCGCCACATGGACGAGGTGGTGAATCGCTATAAGCAATCCCGAGACACGGGGGCCCTGAACAGCGGCCGCAAGACCCTGGAGGCCGACCACCGCACCCTCACCAACGACATCAGCTCCCTGCAGGCCCGCCTCAAAACAGAGGGCTCCGACCTCGCAGATAAG gtggGTGAGGTGCAGAAGCTGGACGGCCAGGTGAAGGACCTGGTGGGTCGCTCCTGTCAGGAGGCTGAGCGCCTGGTGGCAGGCAAGGTGAAGAAGGAGGCCTACATCGACAACGAGAAGACCCTAGCTAGCAAGAGACTGGAGCTGGTGACGCGCATCGACAGTCTGCTGGACACCCTGTAA